gagatgtgtgggaattgttagaatggaagtcaaattcgtagggtaaatggtcatgctgctggcagcatgaccaagccaactttgaaggaccaaaacggaaattttacaagtccaattgatatgccaccaattggggatgaaaatagacataaaatgacacaattttcattaaggaaccatgcccaaaaactgaccaaaacctagtgaaccaattgaccaaagttggttaagagcagtctgccactgcacaaactgactaaatgaatagtatttgttcatttggtcataactctagctaggaaggtcaaaatgacctgaaattttaccattaaCTAGATAATATATagttctaaaactttcatgaagaacactaacccaaattatgccattaacctaatcaaattattgagcaaagttgagttactgaacctgcaaaactgcaggattgccaattgaacagtaaggtttcaatggctataactctctctagaaaactccgatttaggtgaatcttgagcCGATGGGaaccttagacatagtagaacatttcgtatgaaggaaattagaccaaattatggacttaacttgatcaaattattgaacgaagttggatcaaaaatctgccagaaccaaaattgcagcatgaacagtacacgtgaacagtaattgtattttggctataacttgagctacaaaactccaattggggtgattcaaaaaggagaataaacttaagatcagtgcaacttaggactccaaaactgaaatttaccaaatttgcctaaaagacttaggatttgagtaaacaaccaaaaccaacaagtttagtgaccaaaatgtggtatgtgggtgaagttggagttcccatacctattaagccttagaaagtcaattatttgacttgaatagtgtagtgaatagtaactcgaaacacaaaaatttcgagaacgttgaatttaacacgttagaactaggtaaatgtgaagctaaatttattttaggatttatgttaagttctagtactgaaacattataaaattgtgtgtttcagttgaaaagaataccggaaaaaaacccgaggaaccgagtcaagaccaagaggcgactcgcttgaggtttgtgcacaacatcactatgctttaaaattcattgataaagtgaatgaaatatgcattttacttttgctttgaattgttaaaagtttattgtaaccttatttatgatgtttgatttaaattgtgaaagttattgtgtatattcgaAATGACaaagtttagcaaattgttaagataagttttgaaaccacagtgttatgaccatatatttaaacacctcactagcacgactagtgggggtaattaatttcgaattttgattccctctctggagaagtgttgaggtgtgccagtagaagaggatgtgaatggatatccatatatttgagctagccagccttgtgatgtgatttctctttagcctctggctattgagattctatttgtttcgaatggcatgatctaactgtgggttttatgaaatgtattttgatacttcgaaatgaacttggtttgcattaaaatttcataattcatgttttgcgtttaatgcttatgtttagtcaaatttttgaataaatgtgattatattctgcataaagattattttagtatgttgtgcaccactgagtcctagtactcagcgatggcttctattgctgtcgcagatacagagactagaggagcagcagactgagctgctgaggtgtgaggagctatcagcttaaagtcttcgggtataatttataccctaattgtaaatatttcttttcatgtatgtattgcatataaatgtatggacgtgcaaataggtcttgagcagcttgtgcaaaaatttgtatgaagtttgtaataaagtttagtttgtatttcttttgatgtaaattttgtaagaatgtatataaattgtgttgtctctaatgaaatatgagtacaactattttatttaatttaaatgaaatgtattgctagtatgctgaggattattgaattttgaacttgagaaatttattgaaatgattgtgagaatttttgagtttgattgtgaaatcgaagtagtggttgagaaaaacttttagaagtgctttttacaaatatttgaagaactggtttctcaaaatacagacagaactctgtcaaaatttttataaaatttgcggaaaactaaaatggaccaaaaatattaattagatttacttgtaatcatatgttttaaatacctattagcaaatgctcaccacttgtcaaaagtaagaaaattgtttaaaatcccttgtggggtacttaatgagttatcggtaggtgaagttcggtagtttattaggtattctacagaatcatgttatgccttacagaggggtaaggtgtgacaagagcaatatgaatttgtgtgtgtacgTTAGTGTGCATGTGGTGTAATGGTATtgaatatgggtaggacggggCTTTAGTTAGTCTTGCTTAGGGCTCGGTCATTTTTGTGATAAGTCGGGTTAAGTACAGCTTTtaattgatctcgctgaccctcgCATATGGATTgttaagagaaagtctggctcgagttgatctcgctggtaaGCATTGAATTAAGAAAGCTGTATAAAGAATCAACTCCTATATGTATATGTTCTGatgtgacatttgagtatgtaagTGCTCAAAATTATTCTTTGTGCAATTATTGTTTGAGTTGGATTGAATATGTTTATCTATGTTGTATTTCATCCTTAGGAATGCATTAGTGCtacatagttatagaaattgtacttacaatcaatatcttactctacatagttatagaaattgtacttataatcaatatcttactctacatagttatagaaattgtacttacaatcaatatcttactctacatagttatagaaattgtacttacaatcaatatcttactctatgaatcgaacgctcactcctgttcatcttatTTTTTAAGGTTACAGGAGAACTTTTTTTCCCTTGTAATTAATTTACTTTCTTCCTCGCATGATCTATAGTTACAGTATCCACATTTTATGTTGttaatttgaaatctagaactctgcatgtgttaagagtattttatttagcttgggactgtaaaagattatttattttgaaattgtaaacttATTAATTATGCATGTGTAAATGTGTGGGGTGGATGTTTATTtttatgagggagctgagctcccatttgattaaattgattgattgaggattgtgagggtgagctgagctccccaaatggatACATTTTATGATTAGAGGTCGGGTGAGTTAAGAACTCTCTGTTGGATGGTCCAGGTTATATGTGGACTCTGTCCAGTTGTTTTCTTGAAAATAGGCTCAAAACATGGGTTTTATGGTTTGACTAGAAAAcaattaggcttactatgggctttgAGGCCCTATGCTGACCCAAGTCGTAGTGCCAGTCAGGCTTCTAGTTTGGGTCGTGACACTACCACCATTATTACTTCACCTTGCCACTACTACCATCATCTAACTATTGCTGCCGCCACCACCATCTCTTAGCTACTATTACCACTCGATTATCAATCATTATAACTATTatcaattattattaatattataaataaattaaatattaaaataaaaataataattatattatattacttgcatttttattttacaactaaaCATAGAaatataatgataattatattacattataattttaattacattatattataattttaattatattatataattaattacattacattacattataattttgtatttcatccttagggatgcattagtgctatatagttatagaaattgtacttacaatcaatattttactctatgagtcaaacgctcactcctattcatcaTATTTTTTAATGTTACAGGAGGACTTTTTTCCCTTTTGATTAACTTGCTTTCTTCCTCGCATGATCTATAGTTGCAGTATCTACATTTTATGttgttaatttaaaatatagaacTCTGCGTGTGTTAAGAGTATTTTGTTTAATTTGGGGCTGTAAaagattatttattttgaaattgtaaacttATTAATTATACATGCGTAAATGTGTGGGGTGGATGTTTATTTTTTATGAGGGAACTGAGCtcccatttaattaaattgattgattgaggattgtgagggtgagctaaACTCCCCAAATGGATACATTTTATgattacaggttgggtgagttaAGAACTCTCTGTTGGATAGTCCAGGTTCTAGGTGGACTCTATTCGGCTGTTTTCTTGAAAATAGGCTCAAAACATGGGCTTTATGGTTGGGTTAGAAAATAGTTAGGTTTACTATGAGTTTTGAGGGCCTTATGCTGAGCCAAGTCGTAATACCAGTCAGACTCATAGTTTGGGTCGTGACACTATCACCATTATTACTTCACCTTGCCACTACCACCACCATCTAACTATTGCTGCCACCACCACCTCTTAGCTTCTATTACCACTTAACTATCAATCACTATAACTATTatcaattattattaatattataaataaattaaatattaaaataaaaataatctttatattATACTACttacatttttattttacaaccaaatatagaaatataataataattatattacattataattttaattacattatattataattttaattatattatataattaattacactACATTACATTACACTCTACCAAACATTATCTAATATTCTTTTCTACACTTTTTCGATAAATTCAATTTCTTTAATCTAATTATCACAGCCAAGGCCTAACTTATCACTTGCATTGCTCTTAAAGTTGCCTTTTTCTGTTTTTCCTTCCTGATATTCaaattgtttcatggtttggtgatTCATAAAGTTTTGATTGGTTGGCTCTTTACTTAtttgtttaatttgttttttACTATTTTCATATATGATAGTTGCAAATTTCCTTCAGGTAAtggactattttttttttttttgtttttcctttgtcGTTTGAgtttatcacaaattattttttatgggTTGCAGCTCTGTTAATCCTTTGAGAAAAGCAGAAACCAGAAATGGGATTTgtattttttctaaaaaaaaatggCAGTGGAAAGTGTTAGTGttcaaaattgaaatgaaaactctACTGGCTAGATTGAGGAAAGGGAAATTATTTAATaggtaaatattttaaaatttaattatttttttaaaaaaactaaattaaagaatataatttatttattattttttgaaaacgactcaaaatttatttaaagaacgAATCAAACTACCCCGAACAATTTAAAGGTAAATTCGGGCCTTTATATAAATATTAGTTAAAAGTTACGTAAGCAAAGATGTGGCATTTTCTTCCCCACTTACTTTGGATATTCATTCTGAACCGTACCTTTACCGCGAAAATTGGCGTGGTGCTTGATGTAAGATTTCCAATTGAAATCTCAAAATCTAagcgaataataaaaataaataaataaaattgaaatctTTCTGCGATGTCCAGAAATGTCTGTATCATCTTATCTATTAAGTAATGTTTGGTGAAATTGGGTGcgcctaaattataatttaggaaTATATTAACTTGACACGAAATATCGTtatctttaatttaaaaaaaaaaagtagaatcaattttttaaaatttttaatattttatttttatattatttatattaatgtaatatttattaaattaaaaaattatatttttatgaattaaaaattttaaataaataaattttaaattattaaaacgttaatttatgtaatttaaattttcaaaattataggTAAATATAGAATatagttaaattattttataaatatcaaattaataaaatgaaattataatttttgatttgataagtattataaaaaaataatataaaagttaattaatgaatataaataaaattttatattatttaaattaaatattaaaaattttatattataaattaatagttaAATATCTTATTATATACCTAATCTACCTGCTTAGGTGCTGGTACCATCTTTAAATATATTTAAGGGTTTGTAAGAATCGTTATTATAAGTATTAAAAATTGATTGGATTCCACTACaaaatattaatcaataaaataattttttattaattgaatatataaaatGGTTTATACCCTAATGCTACTAAGAATACTCCCATGACATTTTCAACTCCCCTCCTttcatcttctctctctctctctctctctctctcatatatCTTTTTTTCTAGGCGGCCATTGGTGAGTTTTCTTATAGGTGGCTACCtctaaattgatttttctttttaataaactCTCATATTAATggcaatttaaaataaatttaagtttTTCTTATCAAAATTTGTGTAAACAAATTTAAGGTTTCTCTCTAATATTAGAGTTATGTTTTCTCCTTATTATTGGGGTTTTATTTCTCTCTgttattagagttttattttttttttctagctaACCTCCATTGAAAGGATAAAAGAAGTTTTCCAAAGAACAGTATTACAAGAGATTTCTTTGATTATCAGAAAGTTATTCTACTCTATTATCTATGTTTGGATTTTTTTATCTTATGAAAATATTATGCTTTACTCATCTTATAATCTTATTAACGAACtgttttattttatcataaaaaaaaatattccgATAGCATTATATATGCTGAAATAATATCAAAAATCAATGTACAGCGAAATAATGATTTTGAAAGTAATTATGTTCTGTTATTGCATCCTTCCTTCTATCATGAAAAAGACAGTGAGAATAATCTCACTGCTAATcactttaaaatatatttaaaaaaaaaaaaacacaaaaactcaatttgatttgtaAAACCACAGCAATTGTTTGTGCTAAAACACAATCAGTTTAATTACTTTTACCAAGCTGCAGGCCTtacattcaaaaattaaaaaagctGCGAACAGATACGTAACTAATTATACAAATACAGCAACCGCAAATTGATCTCACATTAATTCACCCCTTATTATAATCCAATCTCTCCACTTCCTTTCCAACATGACCCTTTTCCTGACACAGATCGGACCGGATGCACTTTCTTAAACATTGATGGAAAGCAACAACTCGATTCTTTCACTTCAAATTCAAACCCATTTACCTTTGCTCtttcttcttccattttcttcaatGCCTCCCTCTGTAATTTTCTCTGCACGTATGCTTCAGCTAGGCAATGCCCAGAAGTTGCCATGCCCTAAAATGATGTTGAGACTACAACTCTGCAACTGAACAAGTAGCTATTGTTAGTTGTGAATTGAGAAGGGGTTGAAATGGGTGGTTTTTTATAGGCATTGGGCTGGCTTCggaagcaagaaaattaaaataatgaggTGATTAATGGTCTAATGAGGTCAGTATAGAATTATCTAGgagtaaattatttgtattatgAGTTTGACCCAGAGAGGTGGTGGCTGATGAGGATCAGAAATGGCAAATAAATTAAAGGGGGCTTATGTATGATGTATTAGTGTGGTGTCATTGATTCATTGGTTAGATTGGTGCCAGAGTCACTGAAAACAGTATTTCCTTTTGTTTGTTGGTGTGAGTTGATGCATATGAGACCCTGCAATTCTTTATCGATAAAATGGTATAAAGGATTTTGATAGAGGATCAGGGAAAAGGACTTGTGTCATTTCAGATATGTGGCTTTATATGGACTCCATTATTCGTTGATAGTGGTTTGCATCCAAAGAAATCACCAACTCTATTTTTATACGGCGAAGAAAAATATAGAATTTAGTATTTATTATCATGCCAAAAGTTTAAATTATTagtagaaataaaattttaactattTGTAACATAATAGCTTAAACACTATGTATCGAAAAAATTTGGATAGAATATTAACTATAAACTATCCTACTCAATACCAACAAAATCAAAAGTAGATAAGTAAATTTCAAATAAATGATATCGAAATAATTTTTAGAACTTtagtatattaaatttaaacatatTTTCTTCACTCATACTGACAAAATCAATAACAGataaataaatttcaaataaatgatatgaaaataatttttagaacttcagcatattaaatttaaatttatttatcaaTGAAATTTAGCTtaatgattctgaaattttcgattttaaggtgttgagttcaagttagagtaaattatatatatataaactattaGAAGTCAAATAAAAAAATCAACTAGTGGAGCAGAAATAGCAATTGGCATTAACTTTTTAttaggaagaaaaaggaaagaagcagTCATACATCTCAACATCTTAATTAATTAGCTTAtgcttagaaaataattttttcagcCTCATTGAAGCTTCCAAGATATTTCCTCTATGTCCAAATGCACTCACTCTGATATACCCTTCCCCACCAGGTCCAAATCCCCTCCCTGGAACAGTCACTATATCAGTTTTCTCAAGAATTTCATTGAATACGTCCCAAGAACTCAATCCTGGAAAATGTACCCATATGTAAGGGGCGTTTTTGCCACCATAAACTTTCAGCCCCAGTGACGCAAATGCTTCAACAAGTATTTTGGCATTCTCCTTGTAGTAGTTAACCACGTTTTTCACTGCCTGAGACAAGTATTGAAGGTAACGATATTTTTCAGAATGTAAGGGGAAGAGAGATGCAAAATTTGGCAAAGAAAAATGGTGGCAATGTTACCTTGTAACCATCTTCAGAAAGGCAGGCTAGCCCTCCAGCTTGGGCAACATTCGATGCACCATTAAAGCAGGTGCAAATAATGCGGTTGTAATCCTTTATCACAGGAAATCCATTGGAATATAACAGCTCTTCAGGAACCACTGACCAGCCAAGCCGGACTCCTGTGAACCCGGCAAATTTTGAGAAGGATGAAATTTCAATAGCAACCTGCAGAGTCACAAAAAACGCAAAGTCAAGTTCCACTCATAAAACGTAGTAGCAGCAAAATTAGCTAAACTATACATAGTTAATGGCTGCAGGCCTACAGGGACTAATTACCTCTTTGGCCCCAGGGATTTCAAAGATTGATCTTGGGCTTTCATCTGTTACATAAGCAGCATATGCAGAGTCATAAACTATTATGGATCCATTGACCCTGGCAAAATCCACCAGTTGCTCTAATTGCTGCCGCGATGCGGCATTACCAGTCGGATTATTTGGAGAGCAAAAGAAAATGATATCTGTTCTTGGAGTGGTTGACAGATCAGGAAAGAAACCATTCTCACATCCACAGTTCATGTATACGATGTTGCCATATTTGCCAGTTTCTTCTTCCAACTTGCCAGCTTGACCAACAATTACACTGGAATCTATATAACCCTGATCAAGCAAATGGCCTGTCAAACCTTGGATAAGTTCTAACAAGGAAACAGAGGGTCTACATATAAAGCTTTCCGTGTGCTGGTTGAAACTAGTTAATTTCAATCCATTGGCTAACATTTTGAAGGTTGATTTTGAGCTTAAACTAGTACATAACATACCGGAAAAGATGGGTCCTGTATGGCCACTGTGACATGGGAGCCCAGAAGCATCTGCCATAGGGCAAGCGGAAGTAAGTATTGATCATAAGATAATTgagatgaagattaattaattagttgcTAATTGCTATATAATAATTTGATAAAGTTGGCCACCTGAAGGCGAGAAATATCACTCTGTGCCCCATCTGATACAAAAATCTCGTGGCCTTTTACACCCATATCTTTGTAAAATGTTTCTGCAATTGCTTTTCTCAAGTCCTGTGTAAGGGAAAACTGATCTGTCAATGTTCATGTGAGCtatatgttatttttttttaggACCGCTTGAAATTAGCTCTTCTTTATTAGGAAATCTTTTGATGATCGAATCAATTAGTctctcatattttatttcattaataatttagttTCTCCGTTTAAAATGTTACTATTTTAATGTTACATTTACTGAAAATGATATTTTTAATAGtatttgatatttaaatttaCTGCTTAAACAATAGAAAAGTGTTTGTCATttgtttcaaaataaaattttctctTGGGAAAAACTTTTCTATGGAAATTTCAGAAAGTTTTTCTATTggaatttttagaaaaaaaatcttgaaaaattaatattttctagaatttttttaaacattttttcataaataaatatttttttgaaaatttttcttgAATTATTTTTGGCGaaaatttgttaaaaaaatataaaaatggaaaattttatattttaatttctttttgaaaaaaactaaataaaaaggtTTCTTTAAAACTTTTAGTTTGAAAAAAACAAATTTTGTCTTAAATTTTTTGTGGAATtcacatttatttttaattttttgaaaatttttaacggataatggataataataataatttatttttttatttttttttatgtttcttaaGTGGAGTGGTCAACATTTAAGATACATTATTTTATGCatgatattaaaataataaaatgataaataacatCAAGATAATATTTTTGGACatcataataatatataatatatataatattatacacTATAAATTAGTATAAAAGTGATGTTAAAAATTTTAGGTTAACAGGACTTGTAAATATTACTAGTTACTTGTTAATAATTCTTATTaacatatattttaaaattttaacaatatataAAGCGTATTGTTAAATTCTATATTTATTATTGTAAaaattctatttataatttcttCATTGACAACATCATATATAGGAGGGGTTATAaattaaagattatatatatGGCATTTTACCATGTTGCCTTGCTCAGCTCCATACCCCTTGTAGCCTTGAATAGTTGATAAGGCATATGCATGCTGCAACCCACAAAAAAAAAATGGTCAGTATTAAGAAAGTCTGTTATAAATAAGTCGAGATATTTAGAATAATATTATACGCCAAGTTTTCCACCTATCATCAATGCcaacactttctttcttttttcttggaaaaatacAATTCAAGAAAACTATATGATTGGTTCTTTGCATGTGCATATCCATATGGTCGTCTcacaaattattttaattataattaagataaagagatgattaatttactctctctctctatatatagagACAGAGAGAGATGAACATAAAAGccacttaaaatatattttt
This is a stretch of genomic DNA from Hevea brasiliensis isolate MT/VB/25A 57/8 chromosome 12, ASM3005281v1, whole genome shotgun sequence. It encodes these proteins:
- the LOC110645963 gene encoding aminotransferase ALD1, chloroplastic-like, whose protein sequence is MYCLSQMSYCICRPNAVLPRPQTNYWTGSSKADDDKEVGHCTQVKRNVNMEGLRRGYLFPEIFKRECEHMQKKEHARLIRLGIGDTTQPIPDIITSAMAEHAYALSTIQGYKGYGAEQGNMDLRKAIAETFYKDMGVKGHEIFVSDGAQSDISRLQMLLGSHVTVAIQDPSFPGYIDSSVIVGQAGKLEEETGKYGNIVYMNCGCENGFFPDLSTTPRTDIIFFCSPNNPTGNAASRQQLEQLVDFARVNGSIIVYDSAYAAYVTDESPRSIFEIPGAKEVAIEISSFSKFAGFTGVRLGWSVVPEELLYSNGFPVIKDYNRIICTCFNGASNVAQAGGLACLSEDGYKAVKNVVNYYKENAKILVEAFASLGLKVYGGKNAPYIWVHFPGLSSWDVFNEILEKTDIVTVPGRGFGPGGEGYIRVSAFGHRGNILEASMRLKKLFSKHKLIN